A stretch of the Psychroserpens sp. Hel_I_66 genome encodes the following:
- a CDS encoding DUF58 domain-containing protein: MKRIKPFFLQNRFFYACIAIMVLFVLSFIFPRGFAIVKLLLLLLFTLTVLDTIILFAAKKGVKGTRILPEKFSNGDENPVRLVINNYYTFSVNINIIDEIPEQFQVRDFSILRKLEASTSSEIEYKLRPVERGEYHFGKLNIYVTSVFGLISRRFISEDNAMVPTYPSFMQLRKYDLIAISNNLHQYGIKKIRKIGHTMEFEQIKDYVLGDDLRTINWKATAKRNELMVNQFQDEKSQPVYSIIDKGRVMKMPFDGLTLLDYAINASLVISNVALKKQDKAGILAFSKKVENIVVAERRTSQMNLILETLYNVSTDFNESDYSRLYSDVKRHITQRSLMLLYTNFETLDSLHRQLPYLKGIAKNHLLVVIFFKNTELNQIINDKAETVQQAYDKVIAEKFAFEKRLIVNELQKYGIQSILTSPEDLTIDTINKYLEIKARGLL, translated from the coding sequence TTGAAACGTATCAAACCATTTTTTCTCCAAAACAGATTTTTCTATGCTTGCATAGCCATAATGGTATTGTTTGTTTTGAGCTTTATCTTTCCGCGTGGTTTTGCCATTGTTAAATTACTGCTCTTACTTTTGTTCACGCTAACAGTTTTGGATACCATCATTTTATTTGCAGCAAAAAAAGGCGTAAAAGGTACACGTATATTACCCGAGAAATTCTCAAATGGTGATGAAAACCCAGTACGTTTGGTCATCAACAATTATTATACATTTAGTGTAAACATCAATATAATCGATGAAATCCCAGAGCAATTTCAAGTGAGGGATTTTAGTATTCTTCGGAAATTGGAAGCTTCAACTTCTTCGGAAATTGAATACAAACTCCGTCCTGTAGAGCGTGGAGAATATCACTTCGGAAAATTGAATATCTACGTCACTTCTGTCTTTGGACTGATTTCGAGACGTTTCATTTCCGAAGATAATGCCATGGTACCAACCTACCCAAGTTTTATGCAATTACGAAAATACGACTTGATTGCCATAAGCAATAATCTGCATCAATATGGGATTAAAAAGATAAGAAAGATTGGCCACACTATGGAGTTTGAGCAAATCAAGGATTATGTTTTAGGTGACGATTTAAGAACCATTAACTGGAAAGCTACCGCAAAGCGAAACGAATTGATGGTCAATCAATTTCAAGATGAAAAATCACAACCCGTCTATTCTATAATAGATAAAGGTCGCGTGATGAAAATGCCTTTTGATGGCTTGACGCTTTTAGACTACGCCATTAATGCATCGTTGGTAATTTCTAATGTCGCGCTAAAAAAACAGGACAAAGCTGGTATTTTGGCATTTTCAAAAAAGGTAGAGAACATTGTGGTTGCAGAGCGTCGTACCTCACAAATGAACCTCATTTTAGAAACACTTTATAATGTAAGTACAGATTTTAACGAAAGTGATTACAGTAGGCTTTACTCAGATGTAAAACGACACATCACACAACGTAGCTTAATGTTGCTTTACACCAATTTTGAAACGTTAGACAGTTTACACAGGCAACTTCCTTATTTAAAAGGGATTGCTAAAAACCATTTATTGGTAGTCATATTCTTTAAAAATACTGAACTCAACCAAATCATCAACGACAAGGCAGAGACCGTACAGCAAGCTTATGATAAAGTCATTGCAGAAAAATTTGCCTTTGAAAAACGATTGATTGTCAACGAACTTCAAAAATATGGGATCCAATCCATACTTACTTCTCCAGAAGACTTAACCATTGATACCATCAATAAATACTTAGAGATTAAGGCTCGAGGTTTATTGTAG
- a CDS encoding DUF4350 domain-containing protein, protein MSKTLKIYIGLLILLFVGIIAIEFSTPPPINWQKTYNETQKIPYGTFVFYEELNNIFPESKTQDIKVTPYEYFDEYYNWEDSVYLITGTYILIDEYPDLDNTSAQELLDFASHGNDVFIASNYFPDRLLDSLGFYTQNDFSLSGKAEFSFTNPTFERDSISVEKGLSNIYFSEIDTLATTVLGHQKFGDETYTNFIQIPWGNGNFYLHIQPIVFTNYHILKKENSKYAASAMSYLRDDTIYFDSRNKSTKELGDSPLRFVLSQPPLRWAWYLALITTVLFMIFNAKRRQRIVLIKEPLKNTTVDFTKTIGNLYYETKDHDNLIEKKITYFLEYIRRIYYLDTQILDDKFVKNLALKSGKDADDIKKLINQIVYLKAKNNCTEADLLRLNNAIEDFYTT, encoded by the coding sequence ATGAGTAAAACACTAAAAATATACATAGGTCTATTAATTCTGCTCTTTGTGGGAATCATTGCCATAGAATTTTCTACACCTCCGCCAATAAACTGGCAAAAGACCTACAACGAAACTCAAAAAATCCCATATGGAACATTCGTGTTTTACGAAGAGCTTAATAACATATTCCCAGAGAGTAAAACACAAGATATCAAAGTCACACCATATGAGTATTTCGATGAATATTACAATTGGGAAGATAGCGTCTATCTCATTACTGGAACCTATATTTTAATTGACGAGTATCCAGATCTAGACAACACATCTGCACAAGAATTACTCGATTTTGCATCGCATGGCAACGATGTATTTATAGCGAGCAATTATTTTCCAGATCGTCTTTTGGATTCTTTAGGATTTTACACTCAAAATGACTTTTCATTGTCTGGAAAAGCAGAATTTTCATTTACAAATCCCACTTTTGAGCGAGATTCAATTTCCGTAGAAAAAGGATTGAGCAATATTTATTTTTCTGAAATTGATACGCTTGCCACTACAGTTCTTGGCCATCAAAAATTTGGAGATGAGACCTACACCAATTTTATACAAATACCTTGGGGCAACGGTAACTTTTATCTACATATCCAGCCCATTGTATTTACAAACTATCACATTCTAAAAAAAGAAAATAGCAAGTATGCAGCAAGTGCCATGTCTTACTTGCGTGACGATACTATTTATTTTGACTCCAGAAATAAATCTACCAAAGAATTAGGGGATTCCCCATTGCGTTTTGTACTGAGTCAACCGCCACTGCGCTGGGCTTGGTACTTGGCACTGATCACCACAGTATTGTTTATGATATTTAATGCCAAAAGAAGGCAACGTATCGTTTTGATAAAAGAGCCACTAAAAAATACAACCGTCGATTTCACAAAAACAATTGGTAATCTATATTACGAAACCAAAGATCACGACAATTTAATAGAGAAAAAAATCACTTACTTTTTAGAGTATATTAGACGTATTTATTATTTGGACACTCAAATTTTAGATGATAAATTCGTTAAAAATTTAGCTTTAAAATCTGGAAAAGACGCAGATGACATTAAAAAATTAATCAATCAGATTGTATATTTAAAAGCAAAAAACAATTGTACTGAAGCCGATTTATTACGATTAAATAATGCAATAGAAGATTTTTATACCACATAA
- a CDS encoding DUF493 family protein translates to MSTEKKTEEFYNKLRVQLYETSSWPSEYLYKFIVPTDAKKINQIEDLFNNLGAVITTKESGKGTYTSISVNLQMKDPDAVIDKYKEVADNVEGVISL, encoded by the coding sequence ATGAGTACAGAGAAAAAAACCGAAGAATTTTATAATAAACTAAGAGTCCAGTTGTATGAGACTTCAAGTTGGCCATCTGAATATCTTTACAAATTTATTGTCCCAACAGATGCGAAAAAAATCAATCAAATAGAAGATTTGTTCAACAATCTTGGTGCTGTGATTACAACAAAAGAATCTGGTAAGGGGACCTATACAAGTATCTCTGTAAATCTTCAAATGAAAGATCCAGATGCGGTTATTGATAAGTATAAAGAGGTAGCCGACAATGTAGAAGGTGTTATTTCTTTATAA
- the murA gene encoding UDP-N-acetylglucosamine 1-carboxyvinyltransferase: protein MATFIIEGGHQLKGKIQPQGAKNEALQILCAVLLTAEEIRIDNIPDIIDVNKLIALLKKLGVKIENVGRGSYTFKADDLNLKYLESAEFKEDGKGLRGSIMIVGPLLARFGKGYIPKPGGDKIGRRRLDTHFEGFINLGAKFRYNKEDLFYGVEADKLKGTYMLLDEASVTGTANIVMAAVLAEGTTTIYNAACEPYLQQLCKMLNRMGAKISGVGSNMLIIEGVDTLGGTDHRMLPDMIEIGSWIGLAAMTKSELTITNVSWDDLGQIPNVFRKIGITVERQGDDIYIPAHTNGYEVSNYIDGSILTVSDAPWPGFTPDLISIILTVLTQARGSAVVHQKMFESRLFFVDKLIDMGAKIILCDPHRATVIGHDFKSTLKGTTMTSPDIRAGVSLLIAALSAKGTSTIHNIEQIDRGYENIDERLRAIGAKITRVDGN from the coding sequence ATGGCAACATTTATAATTGAAGGAGGTCACCAACTAAAAGGAAAAATTCAACCTCAAGGCGCAAAAAACGAAGCTTTACAAATTTTATGTGCAGTACTTTTAACTGCCGAAGAAATTAGAATAGATAATATCCCAGATATTATTGATGTCAATAAATTGATCGCTCTTCTAAAAAAGTTGGGCGTAAAGATTGAAAATGTTGGTAGGGGATCTTATACATTTAAGGCAGATGATCTTAATTTAAAATATTTAGAGTCTGCAGAGTTTAAAGAAGATGGAAAAGGTCTAAGAGGCTCAATCATGATCGTTGGTCCATTATTGGCTCGCTTTGGGAAAGGATACATTCCAAAACCTGGAGGGGATAAGATAGGTCGTCGTCGATTAGATACACATTTTGAAGGTTTTATAAATCTTGGTGCCAAGTTTAGATATAATAAGGAAGATTTATTTTATGGCGTAGAAGCCGATAAATTAAAGGGAACTTACATGCTGCTCGATGAAGCATCTGTAACAGGAACTGCCAATATAGTAATGGCAGCAGTTTTGGCAGAAGGCACAACCACAATCTACAACGCAGCTTGTGAACCTTATTTACAGCAATTATGTAAAATGCTTAATCGCATGGGAGCAAAAATTAGTGGAGTAGGTTCTAATATGTTGATCATTGAAGGTGTCGATACATTAGGTGGTACAGACCACAGAATGCTTCCAGATATGATTGAAATAGGAAGTTGGATTGGTCTCGCTGCAATGACAAAAAGTGAGCTAACCATTACTAATGTGAGCTGGGACGATTTAGGTCAAATTCCGAATGTATTCAGAAAAATAGGGATTACCGTAGAGCGCCAAGGTGATGATATATACATTCCTGCGCACACCAATGGTTATGAGGTATCAAACTATATTGATGGTTCTATTCTTACAGTGTCTGATGCGCCATGGCCAGGATTCACACCAGATTTGATAAGTATTATTCTTACAGTATTGACGCAAGCACGCGGTAGCGCAGTTGTTCACCAAAAAATGTTTGAAAGTCGTTTATTCTTCGTAGATAAATTAATAGATATGGGAGCAAAGATCATACTTTGCGATCCGCATAGAGCAACTGTTATTGGTCACGATTTTAAATCAACACTAAAGGGAACAACAATGACCTCTCCAGATATTAGAGCAGGTGTTTCTTTATTAATTGCAGCATTATCTGCAAAAGGAACATCTACCATTCACAATATTGAACAAATAGATAGAGGTTACGAAAATATAGATGAACGTTTACGGGCTATCGGTGCCAAAATCACCAGAGTGGACGGGAATTAA
- a CDS encoding AAA family ATPase, with the protein MDPVENTPNQEALESDISFTNRIDLSELQEGIGLIKNEISKVIVGQKGMIDMLIASILANGHSLIEGVPGVAKTISAKLLAKSLDIGFSRIQFTPDLMPSDILGTSVFNMKTTEFDFKQGPIFSNMILIDEINRAPAKTQAALFEVMEERQITIDGQKFKLELPFIVLATQNPVEQEGTYRLPEAQLDRFLFKIDIDYPSAEEEVEILNREQNLKGASKTAQVTAHLSKEQINKFQDLVNQIKIESHLIKYIADMIVNTRNNPFLYLGASPRASIAILKASKAFAAMSGRDFVTPEDIKRSAIPVLQHRVIVTPEREMEGVTTKQIIKQIIEAVEIPR; encoded by the coding sequence ATAGATCCTGTTGAAAACACACCAAACCAGGAGGCTCTAGAAAGTGATATTAGCTTTACAAACCGTATAGATCTTAGTGAGCTTCAAGAAGGTATTGGTCTTATAAAAAACGAAATTAGCAAAGTCATTGTTGGTCAAAAAGGAATGATTGACATGCTTATCGCGTCCATTTTAGCTAATGGCCATTCGCTTATTGAAGGTGTTCCTGGTGTGGCAAAAACCATATCTGCCAAACTACTCGCAAAATCATTGGATATTGGTTTTAGTAGAATTCAGTTCACTCCAGATTTAATGCCAAGTGATATTTTGGGTACCTCTGTTTTTAATATGAAAACTACCGAGTTTGACTTTAAACAAGGTCCGATTTTCTCCAATATGATCCTCATCGATGAGATTAACAGAGCACCCGCAAAAACGCAAGCAGCTTTATTTGAGGTGATGGAAGAACGCCAAATCACTATTGACGGACAAAAATTTAAACTAGAACTCCCGTTCATTGTTCTGGCAACCCAAAACCCAGTAGAACAAGAAGGAACCTATCGCTTACCAGAAGCACAACTTGACCGTTTTCTCTTTAAAATAGATATTGATTATCCTAGTGCTGAGGAAGAAGTCGAAATTTTAAACAGAGAACAGAATTTAAAGGGAGCATCTAAAACCGCTCAAGTGACTGCCCATCTAAGTAAGGAGCAGATTAATAAGTTTCAGGATTTAGTCAATCAAATAAAAATAGAATCGCACCTCATTAAATATATTGCAGATATGATCGTAAACACGCGTAATAATCCTTTTTTATATTTAGGAGCCTCACCAAGAGCATCCATTGCTATTTTAAAAGCCAGCAAAGCTTTTGCAGCAATGAGCGGAAGAGATTTCGTAACACCAGAAGACATTAAACGTTCTGCCATACCAGTTCTCCAACATCGTGTGATTGTCACACCAGAACGTGAGATGGAAGGCGTAACAACCAAACAAATTATCAAACAGATTATTGAAGCTGTTGAGATACCGAGATGA
- a CDS encoding SET domain-containing protein, with product MIHPHTEVKHISDHIGYGVVATKFIPAGTITWVLDKLDREFSPADVDSMNSYYQNIIDTYSFRNNQGNFILCWDNGKYVNHSFNSNCLTTAYDFEIAIRDIHPGEQLTDDYGYLNIKEPFEAMDEGTDRKIVYPDDLLKYHKVWDGKIEKVFNKIVSNEQPLRELLTDGLWHKIQLIIEGKEKMESILNNHYPQINS from the coding sequence ATGATACATCCTCATACTGAAGTAAAACATATAAGTGATCACATTGGATACGGTGTTGTCGCAACAAAATTCATTCCTGCGGGAACCATAACTTGGGTCCTGGATAAGTTGGACAGAGAATTTAGTCCAGCTGATGTTGATTCAATGAATTCTTATTATCAAAATATAATAGACACCTATTCCTTTAGAAATAACCAAGGTAATTTCATTCTGTGTTGGGACAATGGTAAATATGTAAATCACAGTTTTAATTCCAATTGTTTAACGACCGCGTACGACTTTGAGATTGCTATTAGAGATATTCATCCTGGAGAACAATTAACAGATGATTATGGCTATTTAAATATTAAAGAACCTTTTGAAGCTATGGATGAAGGCACAGATAGAAAGATTGTGTATCCAGATGATTTACTTAAATACCACAAGGTATGGGACGGTAAAATTGAAAAAGTCTTCAATAAAATTGTCTCGAATGAGCAACCACTTCGGGAATTGTTAACCGATGGTTTATGGCATAAAATTCAACTCATTATTGAAGGAAAAGAGAAAATGGAATCTATTTTAAATAATCATTACCCGCAGATTAATTCATGA
- a CDS encoding stage II sporulation protein M has protein sequence MREVAFIKQNKEKWLNFEKAIFGKTLKDPDDLASLYIQLVNDLSYAQTYYPKSKTILYLNNLAAKAFQKIYKTKREDTNRFVHFWKIEVPLIVYEYRRYVLYAFLIFLSFVAIGALSAAYDDSFVRLILSDGYVNDTLENIEAGDPVAVYKSGSNWGSFIGITLNNLYVGIKSFIYGVFVGLGTGLVLLYNGIMVGAFQYFFYKEGVLWESVRGIWIHGSMEIFAIVIEGAAGLILGASILFPKTYSRMTSFKMGVKNGVKILISTFPFTIAAGFLEGYVTRYSNTMPNWLSVGIILFTLSLISFYYLIYPFILKHKLKKFHATI, from the coding sequence ATGAGAGAAGTGGCATTTATTAAACAAAATAAAGAAAAATGGCTCAATTTCGAAAAGGCTATTTTTGGGAAAACCCTAAAAGATCCTGATGATTTAGCTTCTCTTTATATTCAATTGGTAAATGATCTGTCTTACGCTCAAACTTACTATCCCAAAAGTAAAACAATTCTTTATTTAAACAACTTAGCTGCCAAAGCTTTTCAAAAAATTTATAAAACCAAGCGTGAAGACACCAATAGATTTGTACATTTTTGGAAAATCGAAGTCCCATTAATTGTTTACGAATATAGACGTTATGTGCTTTATGCATTCCTAATATTTTTAAGTTTTGTTGCCATAGGAGCACTTTCGGCAGCTTATGATGATTCTTTTGTGAGATTGATTTTAAGTGATGGCTATGTTAATGATACTTTAGAAAATATTGAAGCTGGAGATCCTGTTGCTGTTTATAAAAGTGGCAGTAATTGGGGAAGTTTTATTGGGATTACGCTCAATAATCTCTACGTTGGCATTAAATCATTTATTTATGGTGTTTTTGTTGGCTTAGGTACTGGTTTAGTATTGCTGTATAACGGTATTATGGTTGGTGCATTTCAGTATTTTTTCTATAAAGAAGGAGTTCTTTGGGAGAGCGTTCGCGGAATTTGGATTCACGGTTCTATGGAGATTTTCGCTATCGTGATTGAAGGTGCTGCAGGTTTAATTTTAGGGGCAAGCATTTTATTTCCTAAAACCTATTCTAGAATGACATCCTTTAAAATGGGAGTGAAAAATGGTGTGAAAATTTTAATAAGCACCTTCCCTTTTACAATTGCTGCAGGATTTTTAGAAGGTTACGTTACCAGATATTCCAATACTATGCCCAATTGGCTATCGGTTGGGATTATACTTTTTACACTTAGCTTAATTTCATTTTACTATTTAATCTACCCCTTTATACTTAAACATAAACTAAAAAAATTCCATGCAACTATATAA
- a CDS encoding DUF4290 domain-containing protein: MIDDIEYNTEREQLIIPEYGRHLQKMVNYAKQLPTKEERNKVAKSIINVMGNLQPHLRDVPDFQHKLWDQLFIIADFELDADSPYPTTSKEELNEKPEPLKYPQNFPKYRFYGNNIKTMIDVANTWEDGDLKDALIYTIANHMKKCFLNWNKDTVEDDVIFNHLYELSGGKINLKETDEDLTDATSLMRNKKKYSNSNTKKSHHKKNNNSNRNRKRY, encoded by the coding sequence TTGATAGACGACATAGAATACAATACAGAGCGTGAGCAATTGATTATTCCAGAATACGGGAGACATTTACAAAAAATGGTCAATTACGCTAAACAATTACCCACAAAAGAAGAGCGTAATAAAGTTGCAAAATCCATCATCAATGTTATGGGGAATTTGCAACCGCATTTACGTGATGTGCCAGATTTTCAGCATAAACTTTGGGATCAACTTTTTATAATCGCAGATTTTGAGCTTGATGCAGACTCTCCATACCCAACGACTTCAAAGGAGGAGCTAAATGAAAAGCCAGAGCCTCTTAAGTACCCTCAAAATTTCCCTAAATACCGTTTCTACGGAAACAATATTAAGACGATGATTGATGTCGCAAACACATGGGAAGATGGAGATTTAAAGGATGCTTTAATTTATACCATTGCAAACCACATGAAAAAATGCTTCCTCAACTGGAACAAGGATACTGTGGAAGACGATGTGATTTTTAATCATTTATATGAATTATCTGGTGGTAAGATAAATTTGAAAGAAACAGATGAAGATCTTACCGATGCAACAAGTTTGATGCGTAATAAAAAGAAGTATTCAAATAGCAATACCAAGAAATCGCATCACAAAAAAAACAACAATTCTAACCGCAACAGAAAACGCTACTAA